In Holophagales bacterium, one DNA window encodes the following:
- a CDS encoding CopG family transcriptional regulator — MPTAKIAISIDPGDLQEVDALVSKGLSPSRSRLIQDAVHEKLARLRRTRLATECAKLDRAAERAEADSHLIGESAWPEY, encoded by the coding sequence ATGCCCACCGCCAAGATCGCCATCTCGATCGACCCCGGGGACTTGCAGGAAGTCGACGCCCTGGTGAGCAAGGGCCTCTCGCCGAGCCGCAGCAGGCTGATCCAGGATGCGGTCCACGAAAAGCTCGCGCGCCTGAGACGCACGCGGCTGGCGACGGAGTGCGCCAAGCTCGACCGCGCCGCCGAACGAGCGGAAGCCGACAGCCACCTGATCGGGGAGTCGGCGTGGCCCGAGTACTGA
- a CDS encoding type II toxin-antitoxin system Phd/YefM family antitoxin — translation MRAFNVEEDIRPLSEFRADAAGLLARVRRTKRALVLTQRGHTSAVVLDPAEYQRLVDELDLLRDIHAASRELESGEGVSHRAAKARALARLEG, via the coding sequence ATGAGAGCGTTCAACGTCGAAGAGGACATCCGCCCGCTTTCGGAGTTTCGTGCCGACGCGGCGGGCTTGTTGGCGCGGGTGCGGCGAACCAAGCGCGCCTTGGTGCTCACCCAGCGTGGCCATACCTCGGCCGTCGTCCTCGACCCGGCGGAGTACCAGCGCCTCGTCGACGAGCTCGATCTGCTGCGCGACATCCATGCTGCTTCGCGCGAGCTCGAGAGCGGCGAAGGAGTGTCCCATCGGGCGGCGAAAGCTCGCGCCCTGGCGAGGCTCGAGGGGTGA
- a CDS encoding type II toxin-antitoxin system Phd/YefM family antitoxin encodes MRALNAEEGIRPFSEFRADAGDLWAQVRRTHSAVVLTQRGQTSAVVLDLAEYRWLVNELDLLRDIDAASRELERGEELFPRAAKARVLARLWE; translated from the coding sequence ATGAGAGCGCTCAACGCCGAAGAGGGCATCCGCCCGTTCTCGGAGTTCCGTGCCGACGCGGGGGACCTGTGGGCGCAGGTTCGACGTACCCACAGTGCCGTGGTGCTCACGCAGCGCGGGCAGACGTCCGCCGTCGTCCTCGACTTGGCGGAGTATCGGTGGCTCGTCAACGAGCTCGATCTGCTGCGCGACATCGACGCCGCGTCGCGGGAGCTCGAGCGCGGCGAAGAGCTGTTCCCGCGCGCAGCGAAGGCTCGGGTCCTGGCGAGGCTCTGGGAGTGA
- a CDS encoding type II toxin-antitoxin system PemK/MazF family toxin: MARVLRGEILWADLDPLRGHEQAGQRPVLVLSHEVFNERSGTVIALAVTSQEPRAGFPLAVELTSARLPKRSWAKVSQIRTLSTERLGKRLGRVSPEELSRLVEGLDEIVGD, encoded by the coding sequence GTGGCCCGAGTACTGAGGGGCGAGATTCTCTGGGCGGACCTCGATCCGCTTCGCGGCCACGAACAAGCGGGCCAGCGGCCGGTGCTGGTCCTGAGTCACGAGGTCTTCAACGAGAGATCCGGCACGGTGATCGCGCTCGCGGTCACGAGTCAGGAACCGCGCGCCGGCTTCCCGCTGGCGGTCGAGCTCACCTCGGCACGTCTCCCCAAGCGGTCGTGGGCCAAGGTCTCGCAGATTCGCACGCTCTCCACCGAGCGGCTCGGCAAGCGCCTGGGGCGCGTGTCGCCCGAAGAGCTCTCGCGCCTCGTCGAGGGGCTCGACGAGATCGTCGGCGACTGA
- a CDS encoding type II toxin-antitoxin system RelE/ParE family toxin, translating into MRVVWAPLAIERAVEQAKFIAEDKPEAAHRCLGDLFTSVANLSKLPQLGRQVPELGRADLRELDIRGYRVIYRLEKRQVSILTVRHGRRLFDSSEVGG; encoded by the coding sequence GTGAGAGTCGTCTGGGCTCCGCTGGCGATCGAGCGCGCGGTGGAGCAGGCGAAGTTCATCGCAGAAGACAAACCCGAGGCTGCGCACCGCTGCCTCGGCGACCTGTTCACGTCGGTTGCCAATCTCTCGAAGCTCCCGCAGCTCGGGCGGCAGGTTCCCGAGCTCGGACGCGCCGATCTCCGCGAGCTCGACATCCGCGGCTACCGCGTCATCTACCGATTAGAGAAGCGCCAAGTCTCCATCCTCACGGTGCGCCACGGGCGTCGTCTCTTCGATTCGTCCGAAGTCGGCGGATAG
- a CDS encoding VWA domain-containing protein: MVPRMLSLAAPLVLLAASLSPAENPPQVASFGERVDVEVVSVDVVVTDRAGQRITDLGRDDFELRIDGQPVAVEYFAAPRGGALAARRGAGHPPASPVASAPAAAPVSERIAGAPAAAPLRYLVVFIDQSALEARTAATLIDEIREFVIPQLDGTLAVVVAAYVDSLRILGPVSTEVVEVDRALSEAKRLRGRGTGLVAERNRLELEIRASTSVPVELLRRRAYQDSERTRFETELRQFAEASVRRQARSLAALRQWVSALASIEGRKSLLLATTGFTGDPASYLKSLLDKGQRSMRAGLAEGVPLFPMPINSEPSDADSLGLEGTRLADLFEKTVSAAENARVAFYTISPRTPPVVQTSPEFGGLGSETAQAAPRDLAIVEASSSVVRLSEATGGDSLYVDHDLSDKLVRAVDDDAAAYSLGFTTGEAAGGKAHRIEVRVKREGLTARHRESFRRRSLVDRAEEALAAAISLRAVTNPLGIAFELGVAKPDGKKGHGSIVPMLVRIPLQSLALAPEPAGLRGRLSARVAIQGADGEVRFGGANPLDIAVPAAAAARVATHVWPYRAELRLAPGANRVAVVIADELSGSFATAIATIDIPKP, encoded by the coding sequence ATGGTGCCGCGCATGCTCTCTCTCGCCGCTCCGCTCGTCTTGCTCGCAGCGTCGCTTTCGCCCGCCGAGAACCCGCCCCAGGTCGCCAGCTTCGGCGAGCGGGTCGATGTCGAGGTGGTGAGCGTCGACGTCGTCGTGACCGACCGGGCGGGGCAGCGGATCACCGACCTCGGGCGCGACGATTTCGAGCTGCGCATCGACGGCCAGCCGGTCGCCGTCGAGTACTTCGCGGCGCCGCGCGGTGGCGCCTTGGCCGCTCGTCGCGGCGCCGGACATCCGCCTGCGTCGCCGGTGGCGAGCGCTCCGGCGGCGGCACCGGTCTCCGAACGGATCGCCGGCGCTCCCGCCGCCGCACCGCTGCGCTACCTCGTCGTCTTCATCGACCAGAGCGCGCTCGAAGCGCGCACCGCGGCGACGCTGATCGACGAGATCCGCGAGTTCGTCATCCCGCAGCTCGACGGCACGCTCGCCGTCGTCGTCGCCGCCTACGTCGATTCGTTGCGCATCCTCGGGCCGGTCTCGACCGAGGTGGTCGAGGTCGACCGGGCGCTCTCCGAAGCGAAGCGGCTGCGCGGGCGCGGCACCGGACTGGTCGCCGAGCGCAACCGCCTCGAGCTCGAGATCCGCGCCTCGACCAGCGTCCCGGTCGAGCTTCTCCGTCGTCGCGCTTACCAGGACTCCGAGCGGACACGTTTCGAGACCGAGCTGCGACAGTTCGCCGAGGCCTCGGTGAGACGCCAGGCGCGGTCGCTCGCCGCTCTGCGCCAGTGGGTGAGCGCCCTCGCCTCGATCGAGGGACGCAAGTCGCTGCTGCTCGCCACGACGGGATTCACCGGCGACCCGGCGAGCTACCTCAAATCGCTGCTCGACAAGGGGCAACGCTCGATGCGAGCTGGTCTCGCCGAGGGGGTCCCTCTCTTTCCGATGCCGATCAACTCCGAGCCGTCCGATGCCGATTCACTCGGCCTCGAGGGCACACGGCTCGCGGACCTCTTCGAGAAGACGGTGAGCGCCGCGGAGAACGCCCGCGTGGCCTTCTACACCATCTCGCCGCGCACGCCGCCGGTGGTGCAGACCTCGCCCGAGTTCGGCGGTCTGGGCAGCGAGACCGCCCAGGCCGCACCGCGCGATCTGGCGATCGTCGAAGCCTCGTCGAGCGTCGTGCGGCTCTCCGAGGCCACGGGCGGCGACAGCCTCTACGTCGACCACGATCTCTCCGACAAGCTGGTGCGGGCGGTGGACGACGATGCCGCTGCCTACTCGCTCGGCTTCACCACCGGCGAGGCGGCGGGCGGCAAGGCGCACCGGATCGAGGTGCGGGTCAAGCGCGAGGGGCTCACGGCGCGGCATCGCGAGTCGTTCCGGCGTCGTTCGCTCGTCGACCGTGCCGAGGAGGCGCTCGCCGCCGCGATCTCGCTGCGCGCGGTGACCAATCCGCTCGGCATCGCCTTCGAGCTCGGCGTCGCCAAGCCCGACGGCAAGAAGGGCCACGGCAGCATCGTGCCGATGCTGGTGCGCATCCCTCTGCAGTCCCTCGCCCTGGCGCCGGAGCCGGCGGGGCTGCGCGGCAGGCTCTCGGCGCGCGTGGCGATCCAGGGGGCCGACGGCGAGGTGCGGTTCGGTGGCGCGAATCCGCTCGACATCGCGGTGCCGGCGGCTGCGGCGGCGCGCGTCGCCACCCACGTCTGGCCCTACCGTGCCGAGCTGCGCCTGGCTCCGGGAGCCAATCGCGTCGCGGTGGTGATCGCCGACGAGCTCTCCGGGAGCTTCGCCACGGCGATCGCCACGATCGACATCCCGAAGCCCTAG
- a CDS encoding glycerol-3-phosphate dehydrogenase/oxidase — MFDRRHRDQTLAALGEPFDLVVVGGGINGCGILYAASLRGLRALLVERDDLAAGTSSRSSKLVHGGLRYLRQLQLRTTRLSCRERDRHLRLDPDLVESLPFLYPARKSDRVKGWQVGLGLTLYDAMTAGARHRRLAPEEIAALAPDLDLGGLDRALAYHDARVDDARLTFAVAASAAAAGGRLLTRAEVVEGLGGSDGTLRRLRVRDLESGAVHEVAGAVLVNAAGVAVDEIRHRCGLAGRRLRPSRGSHLLLAAGRLPLASAVSFPAADGRPVFLVPHPEGVLVGTTDVFHDGALDDPRPSHDELDYLFTAVVTRFPAARLTWADVTGTFAGLRPILDHGARTPSEASRDEGIWEENGLLSVAGGKLTTWRVTAEEAVAAAVARLPAERAAVAGPPASEGAPLVGRAPCDLATRLLASAGSSLRLSREVATAMARRLRALAPLALDLARNASELAPLDDGSDLCAAEARVHLRHGLVVRLEDLLLRRTRIGTWTPRQATALAPRLAAVACDEMGWTAADFDRELERCERALAGWRPEGALG, encoded by the coding sequence GTGTTCGACCGCCGCCACCGCGACCAGACGCTCGCCGCGCTCGGCGAGCCGTTCGACCTCGTCGTCGTCGGCGGCGGCATCAACGGCTGCGGCATCCTCTACGCCGCGTCGCTGCGCGGCCTGCGCGCGCTGCTCGTCGAGCGCGACGACCTCGCCGCCGGCACCTCGTCGCGATCCTCGAAGCTGGTGCACGGCGGCCTGCGCTATCTGCGCCAGTTGCAACTGCGAACGACGCGCCTCTCTTGTCGCGAGCGCGACCGCCACCTGCGACTCGACCCCGATCTCGTCGAGTCGCTGCCGTTCCTCTACCCGGCGCGCAAGAGCGACCGCGTCAAGGGCTGGCAGGTCGGCCTCGGCCTGACGCTCTACGACGCGATGACCGCCGGCGCGCGACATCGTCGCCTCGCTCCGGAGGAGATCGCGGCGCTCGCTCCGGACCTCGACCTCGGCGGCCTCGACCGCGCCCTCGCCTACCACGACGCCCGCGTCGACGACGCCCGGCTGACCTTCGCCGTCGCGGCGAGCGCCGCCGCGGCGGGCGGACGCCTGCTCACGCGCGCCGAGGTCGTCGAAGGGCTGGGCGGCAGCGACGGCACGCTGCGTCGCCTGCGCGTCCGCGATCTCGAAAGCGGTGCCGTACACGAGGTCGCCGGCGCGGTCCTGGTCAACGCGGCCGGGGTCGCGGTCGACGAGATCCGGCACCGCTGCGGCCTCGCCGGGCGGCGACTGCGCCCGTCGCGCGGCTCGCACCTGCTGCTCGCCGCCGGTCGCCTGCCGCTCGCGAGCGCCGTGAGCTTCCCGGCGGCGGACGGCCGGCCGGTCTTCCTCGTGCCGCACCCGGAGGGGGTGCTCGTCGGCACGACCGACGTCTTCCACGACGGTGCGCTCGACGACCCGCGGCCGTCGCACGACGAGCTCGACTACCTCTTCACCGCCGTCGTGACGCGCTTCCCCGCCGCCCGGCTCACTTGGGCCGACGTCACCGGCACCTTCGCCGGGTTGCGGCCGATTCTCGACCACGGCGCGCGCACGCCCTCCGAAGCGAGCCGCGACGAAGGGATCTGGGAGGAGAACGGACTGCTCTCGGTCGCCGGGGGCAAGCTGACGACCTGGCGCGTCACCGCCGAGGAGGCGGTGGCGGCGGCCGTCGCCCGCCTGCCGGCGGAGCGTGCCGCCGTCGCGGGTCCGCCGGCCAGCGAGGGGGCCCCGCTCGTCGGCCGCGCGCCGTGCGATCTCGCCACGCGCCTGCTCGCCAGCGCCGGGAGCTCGCTCCGCCTGTCGCGCGAGGTCGCCACGGCGATGGCCCGCCGCCTGCGCGCCCTCGCGCCGCTCGCCCTCGATCTCGCCCGGAACGCGAGCGAGCTCGCCCCGCTCGACGACGGCAGCGACCTCTGTGCCGCCGAGGCGCGCGTCCACTTGCGCCACGGCCTCGTCGTGCGGCTCGAGGATCTGCTACTGCGGCGCACGCGGATCGGCACCTGGACGCCGCGACAGGCGACGGCGCTCGCCCCGCGTCTGGCGGCGGTAGCGTGCGACGAGATGGGATGGACTGCGGCCGACTTCGATCGCGAGCTCGAACGCTGCGAGCGCGCATTGGCCGGCTGGCGCCCGGAGGGGGCCCTGGGATGA
- a CDS encoding cysteine desulfurase-like protein → MTAPLDLSFVRSSFPALAGEWVYLDNAGGSQVPATVAEAVREYLLTANVQHGASYEPSRRAMAAVEAGQRAVATLAGTEDPAEILLGSSTTVLMQNLARAMVAGGWLAPGDEVIVTDCDHEANAGPWRRLAAHGVVVREWRLDRESLRLRAEDLAQLLSPRTRLVAFTHCSNVVGSIHDVAALAALAHQVGARVVVDGVAFAPHRLVDVVALGVDFYAFSLYKVYGPHLAALWGRRDHFLALGKLNHEFVGDDDVPYKLQPGGPCYELAAALPATLDYLVEVGRRAGAPGDAPPRAALAQAFAALAAHEESLAAPLLEFLRSRSDVRIVGDPSPERSQRAPTVSFVVAGRDSAEIVGRVDEHRIGIRFGHFYAKRLIDGLGLAPQNGVVRVSMVHYNTREEIERLIAALAVVLG, encoded by the coding sequence ATGACCGCACCCCTCGACCTCTCCTTCGTCCGTTCCTCCTTCCCCGCGCTCGCCGGGGAGTGGGTCTATCTCGACAACGCCGGTGGGTCGCAGGTGCCGGCGACGGTGGCGGAGGCGGTGCGGGAGTACCTGCTCACCGCGAACGTCCAGCACGGGGCGAGCTACGAGCCGTCGCGGCGCGCGATGGCGGCGGTCGAAGCGGGGCAGCGGGCGGTGGCGACGCTCGCCGGGACGGAGGATCCGGCGGAGATCCTCCTCGGCTCGTCGACGACGGTGCTGATGCAGAACCTCGCGCGGGCGATGGTGGCCGGCGGCTGGCTCGCGCCGGGCGACGAGGTGATCGTCACCGACTGCGACCACGAGGCCAATGCGGGACCATGGCGGCGGCTTGCCGCGCACGGTGTCGTGGTGCGCGAGTGGCGGCTCGACCGCGAGAGCCTGCGGTTGCGCGCCGAGGATCTCGCGCAGCTCCTGTCGCCGCGCACGCGGCTCGTCGCCTTCACCCACTGCTCGAACGTCGTCGGGAGCATCCACGACGTCGCCGCGCTCGCCGCGCTGGCGCACCAGGTGGGTGCGCGCGTCGTCGTCGACGGCGTCGCCTTCGCGCCGCACCGGCTCGTCGACGTCGTGGCGCTCGGCGTCGACTTCTACGCCTTCAGCCTCTACAAGGTCTACGGGCCGCACCTCGCCGCGCTCTGGGGGCGGCGCGATCACTTCCTCGCCCTCGGCAAGCTGAACCACGAATTCGTTGGCGACGACGACGTGCCGTACAAGCTGCAGCCGGGCGGCCCCTGTTACGAGCTCGCGGCGGCGCTGCCGGCGACGCTCGACTACCTCGTCGAGGTCGGACGACGGGCGGGTGCGCCCGGCGACGCACCGCCGCGCGCGGCGCTGGCGCAGGCGTTCGCGGCGCTCGCGGCGCACGAGGAGTCGCTCGCGGCGCCGCTGCTCGAGTTCCTGCGCTCGCGCTCCGACGTGCGGATCGTCGGCGATCCGTCGCCCGAGCGCTCGCAAAGGGCACCGACGGTGAGCTTCGTCGTCGCCGGGCGCGACTCGGCCGAGATCGTCGGGCGCGTCGACGAGCATCGGATCGGCATCCGCTTCGGTCACTTCTACGCCAAGCGGCTCATCGACGGCCTCGGTCTCGCGCCGCAGAACGGCGTGGTGCGGGTGTCGATGGTGCACTACAACACGCGCGAGGAGATCGAGCGGCTGATCGCGGCGCTCGCGGTCGTGCTCGGCTGA
- the ispG gene encoding flavodoxin-dependent (E)-4-hydroxy-3-methylbut-2-enyl-diphosphate synthase, translating into MSLSPRQPSVGVRVGKIQVGGGAPVVVQSMTSTDTANVRATAQQCFELANAGSELVRVTVNLPEAAAAVPEIRRRLDELGCDVPLIGDFHYNGHVLLTDFPDCARVLDKYRINPGNVGYGKRRDDQFATICRIAVEHGKPVRIGVNAGSLDQELVMAKMQENTDRELGLSAEEIYADCMIVSALSSTEQALACGLREDQVIISCKVSRPLELVAVYRELARRTRQPLHLGLTEAGMGIKGIAWSASAMAVLLAEGIGDTIRVSLTPRPGGDRREEVYAACEILQSLGLRSFAPSITACPGCGRTTSTTFQQLAESVQEYARAKMPEWKVRYEGVEDLKIAVMGCVVNGPGESKAANIGISLPGTGEAPTCPVFVDGQKFATLHGTYDELAAQFIRILDDYVAIKYARRENAT; encoded by the coding sequence ATGAGCCTCTCCCCACGACAACCCAGCGTCGGCGTCCGGGTCGGCAAGATCCAGGTCGGCGGAGGCGCGCCGGTGGTCGTCCAGTCGATGACCTCGACCGACACGGCCAACGTCCGCGCCACGGCACAGCAGTGCTTCGAGCTGGCCAACGCCGGCTCGGAGCTGGTGCGGGTGACGGTCAACCTGCCGGAGGCGGCCGCCGCCGTGCCGGAGATCCGCCGTCGCCTCGACGAGCTCGGCTGCGACGTACCGCTGATCGGCGACTTCCACTACAACGGCCACGTGCTGCTCACCGATTTCCCCGACTGCGCCCGGGTGCTCGACAAGTACCGCATCAACCCCGGCAACGTCGGCTACGGCAAGCGGCGCGACGATCAGTTCGCCACCATCTGCCGGATCGCCGTCGAGCACGGCAAGCCGGTACGGATCGGCGTCAACGCCGGCTCGCTCGACCAGGAGCTGGTGATGGCGAAGATGCAGGAGAACACCGACCGCGAGCTCGGGCTCTCGGCCGAGGAGATCTACGCCGACTGCATGATCGTCTCGGCGCTCTCGTCGACCGAGCAGGCGCTCGCCTGCGGCTTGCGCGAGGACCAGGTGATCATCTCCTGCAAGGTCTCGAGGCCGCTCGAGCTCGTCGCGGTCTATCGCGAGCTCGCCCGACGCACGCGGCAGCCGCTGCACCTCGGTCTCACCGAGGCGGGGATGGGGATCAAGGGAATCGCCTGGTCGGCCTCGGCGATGGCGGTGCTGCTCGCCGAAGGGATCGGCGACACCATCCGCGTCTCGCTCACCCCACGGCCGGGCGGCGACCGGCGCGAAGAGGTCTACGCGGCGTGCGAGATCCTGCAGTCGCTCGGCCTGCGCTCGTTCGCCCCGTCGATCACCGCCTGCCCGGGGTGCGGGCGCACCACCTCGACGACCTTCCAACAGCTCGCCGAAAGCGTGCAGGAGTACGCGCGCGCCAAGATGCCGGAGTGGAAGGTGCGCTACGAAGGCGTCGAGGACCTGAAGATCGCGGTGATGGGCTGCGTCGTCAACGGCCCGGGCGAGTCGAAGGCCGCCAACATCGGCATCTCACTGCCCGGCACCGGCGAAGCGCCGACCTGCCCGGTCTTCGTCGACGGCCAGAAGTTCGCCACCCTCCACGGCACCTACGACGAGCTCGCCGCGCAGTTCATCCGCATCCTCGACGACTACGTCGCGATCAAGTACGCCAGGCGCGAGAACGCGACGTAG
- a CDS encoding FAD-binding oxidoreductase: MTTTPRPRRLGGWGFEGERLEPSGAMLAWLAERFVAGPAVPAFDAASAGAFATGRALPEVAGLAGISTDPLDRLAHARGQGLTDLVRLRSGSVPAVPDGVLRPCHAAAVAAAIVACDREGLHLTPWGGGTSVTGGVNTQPSRRADDPPGVVLDLSQLSGLLTLDDDSGLATFGAGTTGPDVEAALAPHGLTLGHFPQSWELSTVGGWIATRASGQESMGFGRIEDLVAGVEASAPAGALRVRPRPAAAVGPDPLALLLGSEGRLGVITAATLRVRPAPAAREVRAYLLPDWRAALDAVRELALSGLPLAMLRLSNPPETEVAMATGLAGHRLAGTALRGWLRLHGRRGFGCLLLLGAAGSPGTLWSAHGGAAEILTRFRALGLGSGPGRKWLGDRFRHPYLRDALLDRGIATDTFETAGPWSSLATIAEAVRAALPVPVLAHVSHPYRDGASLYFTFFFPCSSEADATVAGWAELKRTATRALLDAGGTLSHHHGIGNWHAPWYREAVGPPLADALAAAARALDPHGTLNPSALFAPHDRLDI, from the coding sequence ATGACCACCACCCCACGCCCCCGCCGGCTCGGCGGGTGGGGGTTCGAGGGCGAGCGGCTGGAGCCGTCGGGGGCGATGCTTGCCTGGCTGGCGGAGCGGTTCGTGGCGGGGCCGGCGGTGCCGGCGTTCGACGCGGCATCGGCGGGGGCGTTCGCGACCGGGCGCGCGCTGCCGGAGGTCGCGGGGCTCGCGGGGATCTCGACCGACCCGCTCGATCGGCTCGCGCATGCGCGCGGGCAGGGGCTCACCGACCTCGTGCGGCTGCGCAGCGGCAGCGTGCCGGCGGTGCCCGACGGCGTGCTGCGACCGTGCCATGCCGCGGCGGTCGCGGCGGCGATCGTGGCGTGCGACCGCGAAGGCCTGCACCTCACGCCGTGGGGCGGCGGCACCTCCGTCACCGGCGGCGTCAACACGCAGCCGTCGCGGCGCGCCGACGATCCCCCCGGCGTCGTCCTCGATCTCTCGCAGCTCTCCGGTCTCCTCACCCTCGACGACGACTCCGGACTCGCCACCTTCGGCGCCGGCACCACCGGGCCCGACGTCGAGGCGGCGCTCGCGCCGCACGGCCTGACGCTCGGCCACTTCCCGCAGTCGTGGGAGCTCTCCACCGTCGGCGGCTGGATCGCCACGCGCGCCTCCGGCCAGGAGTCGATGGGCTTCGGACGGATCGAGGATCTCGTCGCCGGCGTCGAGGCGAGCGCGCCGGCCGGCGCGCTGCGTGTCCGGCCGCGCCCGGCCGCCGCCGTCGGACCCGATCCGCTCGCCCTCCTGCTCGGCAGCGAAGGACGGCTGGGCGTGATCACCGCCGCGACGCTGCGCGTGCGCCCCGCTCCGGCGGCGCGCGAAGTCCGCGCCTACCTGCTGCCGGACTGGAGAGCGGCGCTCGACGCCGTGCGCGAGCTCGCGCTCTCCGGCCTGCCGCTCGCCATGCTCCGGCTCTCCAATCCGCCGGAGACCGAGGTCGCGATGGCCACCGGGCTCGCCGGACACCGGCTCGCCGGCACCGCCCTGCGCGGCTGGCTGCGCCTCCACGGCCGGCGCGGCTTCGGCTGCCTCCTGCTGCTCGGCGCCGCCGGCAGCCCGGGCACGTTGTGGAGCGCGCACGGCGGCGCGGCGGAGATCCTGACGCGCTTCCGGGCGCTCGGACTGGGGAGCGGCCCGGGCCGCAAGTGGCTCGGCGATCGCTTCCGCCATCCCTACCTGCGCGACGCACTGCTCGATCGCGGCATCGCCACCGACACCTTCGAGACCGCCGGGCCGTGGTCGTCGCTCGCCACGATCGCCGAGGCGGTGCGCGCGGCGCTGCCAGTGCCCGTCCTGGCGCACGTCTCCCACCCCTATCGCGACGGCGCCTCGCTCTACTTCACCTTCTTCTTCCCCTGCTCGAGCGAAGCCGACGCCACCGTCGCCGGCTGGGCGGAGCTCAAGCGCACGGCGACGCGCGCGCTGCTCGATGCCGGCGGCACGCTCTCGCACCACCACGGGATCGGCAACTGGCACGCACCGTGGTACCGCGAGGCGGTGGGACCGCCGCTTGCCGACGCGCTCGCCGCCGCCGCCCGGGCGCTCGATCCGCACGGGACCCTCAACCCGTCGGCCCTCTTCGCGCCGCACGACCGCCTGGACATCTGA